The Salvelinus sp. IW2-2015 linkage group LG15, ASM291031v2, whole genome shotgun sequence genome includes a region encoding these proteins:
- the LOC111974148 gene encoding serine/arginine-rich splicing factor 9, with product MADGRIYVGNLPADVQERDIEDIFFKYGKIRDIELKNNRGTIPFAFVRFEDPRDAEDAVYGRNGYGFGDCKLRVEHPRSASSKFNGSMGGSGRGSGDGGPGGPKGRFGPPTRRSEFRVIVTGLPPTGSWQDLKDHMREAGDVCFTDVQRDGEGVVEFLRREDMEYAMRRLDRTEFRSHQGETSSIRVHGEMGASRGRSRSRSRSRGRYSPAYQGRGSPPPRYQSPPARRLSRHSPPPRRSSAAHRSPSSRSPPPRHYR from the exons ATGGCAGATGGCAGGATCTACGTGGGTAACCTTCCAGCTGATGTGCAAGAGAGGGACATTGAGGATATATTCTTCAAATATGGCAAAATCAGAGACATTGAGTTGAAGAACAACAGAGGCACTATTCCCTTTGCCTTTGTGCGCTTTGAAGATCCACG GGATGCCGAGGATGCAGTCTATGGGAGGAATGGTTATGGATTTGGAGACTGCAAGCTTCGCGTTGAGCACCCTCGCTCTGCCTCCTCTAAATTCAACGGTTCTATGGGTGGTAGTGGTCGAGGGAGTGGGGACGGAGGTCCCGGTGGTCCTAAAGGGAGGTTTGGGCCTCCTACTCGGAGATCAGAGTTCAGAGTTATTGTGACTG GCCTGCCTCCGACTGGGAGCTGGCAAGACTTGAAAGATCACATGAGGGAGGCTGGAGATGTTTGTTTCACAGATGTTCAGCGGGATGGGGAAGGGGTGGTGGAGTTCCTGCGCAGAGAGGACATGGAGTATGCCATGCGGCGCCTGGACAGGACAGAGTTCAGATCACACCAG GGGGAGACTTCATCTATCCGAGTCCATGGAGAGATGGGGGCCAGCAGAGGACGCTCGCGGTCCCGTTCCAGATCCAGGGGACGGTACTCACCCGCTTATCAAGGTCGCGGCTCTCCACCCCCTCGTTATCAGTCGCCCCCTGCTCGCAGATTGTCTCGCCATAGCCCCCCTCCACGTCGCTCCTCTGCAGCACACCGTAGCCCATCAAGCCGCAGCCCACCCCCTCGTCACTACCGATAG
- the gatc gene encoding glutamyl-tRNA(Gln) amidotransferase subunit C, mitochondrial, whose translation MYVVVNYTRKLQTLAFNLGPSCYRQGVTGVSITSQDRKSKQNFSCFRWTHLITLVHQYSTRISNSKVPRVATWEPVLENQLPPPXQVPVDLVDKLERLALVDFRNQEGLACLEKAIRFADQLHVVDTDGVDPMDSVLEERALYLREDAVAEGNCAEELLQLSKNTVEEYFVAPPGNIPLPKRDERAAMLKHSEI comes from the exons ATGTATGTCGTAGTGAATTATACACGAAAGTTACAGACTCTAGCATTTAATCTAGGGCCTTCGTGCTACCGCCAAGGTGTCACAGGAGTTTCCATAACGTCGCAGGACCGAAAATCCAAGCAAAACTTTAGCTGCTTTCGTTGGACTCATCTGATAACTTTAGTACATCAATACAGTACCCGAATTAGCAACTCTAAG GTGCCCAGGGTAGCAACATGGGAGCCTGTATTGGAGAACCAGCTACCCCCA CCTTGRCAAGTTCCTGTAGACCTTGTTGACAAATTGGAGAGACTAGCCCTGGTTGATTTCCGCAACCAGGAGGGGCTGGCCTGTCTGGAGAAAGCCATCCGATTTGCAGATCAGCTCCATGTTGTTGACACAGATGGGGTTGACCCAATGGATTCAGTTCTGGAGGAAAG GGCACTGTATCTGAGGGAGGATGCCGTGGCAGAGGGGAACTGTGCAGAGGAACTGCTCCAGCTCTCCAAAAACACAGTGGAGGAGTACTTTGTGGCACCGCCAG GTAACATTCCACTAccgaagagagatgagagagctgcCATGTTGAAGCACTCTGAGATCTGA
- the LOC111975145 gene encoding putative phospholipase B-like 2 isoform X1: MSDRCTHKSTTVKISMFLCVLYLSWTPVQTEINSAVLDKQTGQLSLQEGFRDDYVAWANFTDDIKNSGWSYLEVTTSGRYNDSIQAYAAGAVEAAVSSEVWLVLLQLKGLEDGYNDQLSFPRGPFTLNPFGFLLFQMGGDLVDLEGALNKSSQSRTLGSGSCSALIKLLPGNKDLLVSHDTWNIYQAMLRILKKYQFAYRVXPTDSDPIPGGTQAFSSYPGSIFSGDDFYILSTGLVTLETSIDNSNPALWKFVQPTGAVMEWLRNIVANRLAASGKEWAEIFSKHNSGTYNNQWMIVDYRHFTPGMTETKEQLFTVLEQLPGLVVHSDKTQELLQKGYWSSYNIPYYEEVFNASGCRELVKQFGPWFSLDMNPRAQIFRRNQSHITDMDSMVRLMRYNNFKEDPLSWCEGCDPPANGENTISARSDLNPANGTYPFGALKQRPHGGTDMKVTSYGLWREFGFLAASGPTWDQVPAFQWSSSPYSDLMHMGHPDTWAFAPVNVTWST; this comes from the exons ATGTCTGACAGGTGCACACACAAGTCAACAACAGTGAAGATTTCTATGTTTttatgtgttttgtatttatcATGGACGCCTGTTCAGACCGAGATTAATTCTGCAGTTCTCGATAAACAAACTGGCCAGCTGTCTCTACAAGAGGGTTTCCGAGACGACTATGTAGCCTGGGCGAACTTTACCGACGACATCAAGAACTCAGG CTGGTCATATCTGGAAGTGACCACTAGCGGGCGCTATAATGATAGCATCCAAGCGTACGCTGCCGGGGCCGTTGAAGCTGCAGTCAGCTCCGAG GTGTGGTTGGTGTTGCTGCAGCTGAAAGGTCTGGAAGATGGCTACAATGATCAGCTGTCATTTCCCAGAGGCCCTTTCACTCTCAACCCCTTCGGCTTCCT ACTTTTCCAGATGGGAGGAGACCTGGTGGATCTTGAGGGGGCCCTAAACAAGTCTAGCCAATCACGGACACTGGGCTCTGGCTCCTGCTCCGCCCTCATCAAGCTATTGCCTGGCAACAAGGATCTGCTGGTGTCTCATGATACCTGGAACATCTACCAGGCCATGCTGCGCATCCTAAAGAAGTACCAGTTTGCCTACCGTGTCTRTCCTACAG ACAGTGATCCGATCCCTGGCGGAACCCAGGCCTTCTCCTCCTACCCAGGGTCCATTTTCTCTGGAGACGACTTCTACATCCTTAGCACCGGGCTG GTTACCTTGGAGACCAGCATCGACAACAGTAACCCCGCCCTCTGGAAATTTGTTCAACCAACCGGAGCAGTGATGGAGTGGCTGAGGAACATCGTAGCCAATAGGCTGGCTGCATCCGGCAAGGAGTGGGCAGAGATTTTCAGCAAACACAACAGCGGAAC gtataATAACCAGTGgatgatagtggactacaggcaTTTTACTCCGGGGATGACAGAGACCAAGGAGCAGCTGTTTACTGTACTGGAGCAGCTCCC TGGGCTGGTTGTTCACTCTGATAAAACCCAGGAGTTGCTGCAGAAAGGTTACTGGTCCAGTTATAACATCCC gtactaTGAGGAggtgtttaatgccagtggctgTCGAGAACTGGTTAAACAATTTGGTCCATGGTTCTCTTTGGACATGAACCCTCGAGCCCAGATCTTCAGAAGGAACCAATCGCACATCACAGACATGGACTCCATGGTCCGCCTCATGAG GTATAATAACTTTAAGGAGGACCCGTTGTCTTGGTGTGAGGGCTGTGACCCGCCTGCTAATGGAGAGAACACCATCTCAGCCCGGTCCGACCTGAACCCGGCTAACGGAACGTATCCCTTCGGAGCGCTGAAGCAGAGACCACATGGAGGAACGGATATGAAG GTGACGTCCTACGGGCTGTGGCGTGAGTTTGGCTTCCTGGCAGCGAGTGGACCCACTTGGGACCAGGTACCTGCCTTCCAGTGGAGTTCATCCCCCTACTCAGACCTGATGCACATGGGACACCCTGACACCTGGGCGTTTGCACCTGTAA
- the LOC111975145 gene encoding putative phospholipase B-like 2 isoform X2: MIASKRTLPGPLKLQSAPRLFQMGGDLVDLEGALNKSSQSRTLGSGSCSALIKLLPGNKDLLVSHDTWNIYQAMLRILKKYQFAYRVXPTDSDPIPGGTQAFSSYPGSIFSGDDFYILSTGLVTLETSIDNSNPALWKFVQPTGAVMEWLRNIVANRLAASGKEWAEIFSKHNSGTYNNQWMIVDYRHFTPGMTETKEQLFTVLEQLPGLVVHSDKTQELLQKGYWSSYNIPYYEEVFNASGCRELVKQFGPWFSLDMNPRAQIFRRNQSHITDMDSMVRLMRYNNFKEDPLSWCEGCDPPANGENTISARSDLNPANGTYPFGALKQRPHGGTDMKVTSYGLWREFGFLAASGPTWDQVPAFQWSSSPYSDLMHMGHPDTWAFAPVNVTWST; this comes from the exons ATGATAGCATCCAAGCGTACGCTGCCGGGGCCGTTGAAGCTGCAGTCAGCTCCGAG ACTTTTCCAGATGGGAGGAGACCTGGTGGATCTTGAGGGGGCCCTAAACAAGTCTAGCCAATCACGGACACTGGGCTCTGGCTCCTGCTCCGCCCTCATCAAGCTATTGCCTGGCAACAAGGATCTGCTGGTGTCTCATGATACCTGGAACATCTACCAGGCCATGCTGCGCATCCTAAAGAAGTACCAGTTTGCCTACCGTGTCTRTCCTACAG ACAGTGATCCGATCCCTGGCGGAACCCAGGCCTTCTCCTCCTACCCAGGGTCCATTTTCTCTGGAGACGACTTCTACATCCTTAGCACCGGGCTG GTTACCTTGGAGACCAGCATCGACAACAGTAACCCCGCCCTCTGGAAATTTGTTCAACCAACCGGAGCAGTGATGGAGTGGCTGAGGAACATCGTAGCCAATAGGCTGGCTGCATCCGGCAAGGAGTGGGCAGAGATTTTCAGCAAACACAACAGCGGAAC gtataATAACCAGTGgatgatagtggactacaggcaTTTTACTCCGGGGATGACAGAGACCAAGGAGCAGCTGTTTACTGTACTGGAGCAGCTCCC TGGGCTGGTTGTTCACTCTGATAAAACCCAGGAGTTGCTGCAGAAAGGTTACTGGTCCAGTTATAACATCCC gtactaTGAGGAggtgtttaatgccagtggctgTCGAGAACTGGTTAAACAATTTGGTCCATGGTTCTCTTTGGACATGAACCCTCGAGCCCAGATCTTCAGAAGGAACCAATCGCACATCACAGACATGGACTCCATGGTCCGCCTCATGAG GTATAATAACTTTAAGGAGGACCCGTTGTCTTGGTGTGAGGGCTGTGACCCGCCTGCTAATGGAGAGAACACCATCTCAGCCCGGTCCGACCTGAACCCGGCTAACGGAACGTATCCCTTCGGAGCGCTGAAGCAGAGACCACATGGAGGAACGGATATGAAG GTGACGTCCTACGGGCTGTGGCGTGAGTTTGGCTTCCTGGCAGCGAGTGGACCCACTTGGGACCAGGTACCTGCCTTCCAGTGGAGTTCATCCCCCTACTCAGACCTGATGCACATGGGACACCCTGACACCTGGGCGTTTGCACCTGTAA
- the LOC111975145 gene encoding putative phospholipase B-like 2 isoform X3 produces MGGDLVDLEGALNKSSQSRTLGSGSCSALIKLLPGNKDLLVSHDTWNIYQAMLRILKKYQFAYRVXPTDSDPIPGGTQAFSSYPGSIFSGDDFYILSTGLVTLETSIDNSNPALWKFVQPTGAVMEWLRNIVANRLAASGKEWAEIFSKHNSGTYNNQWMIVDYRHFTPGMTETKEQLFTVLEQLPGLVVHSDKTQELLQKGYWSSYNIPYYEEVFNASGCRELVKQFGPWFSLDMNPRAQIFRRNQSHITDMDSMVRLMRYNNFKEDPLSWCEGCDPPANGENTISARSDLNPANGTYPFGALKQRPHGGTDMKVTSYGLWREFGFLAASGPTWDQVPAFQWSSSPYSDLMHMGHPDTWAFAPVNVTWST; encoded by the exons ATGGGAGGAGACCTGGTGGATCTTGAGGGGGCCCTAAACAAGTCTAGCCAATCACGGACACTGGGCTCTGGCTCCTGCTCCGCCCTCATCAAGCTATTGCCTGGCAACAAGGATCTGCTGGTGTCTCATGATACCTGGAACATCTACCAGGCCATGCTGCGCATCCTAAAGAAGTACCAGTTTGCCTACCGTGTCTRTCCTACAG ACAGTGATCCGATCCCTGGCGGAACCCAGGCCTTCTCCTCCTACCCAGGGTCCATTTTCTCTGGAGACGACTTCTACATCCTTAGCACCGGGCTG GTTACCTTGGAGACCAGCATCGACAACAGTAACCCCGCCCTCTGGAAATTTGTTCAACCAACCGGAGCAGTGATGGAGTGGCTGAGGAACATCGTAGCCAATAGGCTGGCTGCATCCGGCAAGGAGTGGGCAGAGATTTTCAGCAAACACAACAGCGGAAC gtataATAACCAGTGgatgatagtggactacaggcaTTTTACTCCGGGGATGACAGAGACCAAGGAGCAGCTGTTTACTGTACTGGAGCAGCTCCC TGGGCTGGTTGTTCACTCTGATAAAACCCAGGAGTTGCTGCAGAAAGGTTACTGGTCCAGTTATAACATCCC gtactaTGAGGAggtgtttaatgccagtggctgTCGAGAACTGGTTAAACAATTTGGTCCATGGTTCTCTTTGGACATGAACCCTCGAGCCCAGATCTTCAGAAGGAACCAATCGCACATCACAGACATGGACTCCATGGTCCGCCTCATGAG GTATAATAACTTTAAGGAGGACCCGTTGTCTTGGTGTGAGGGCTGTGACCCGCCTGCTAATGGAGAGAACACCATCTCAGCCCGGTCCGACCTGAACCCGGCTAACGGAACGTATCCCTTCGGAGCGCTGAAGCAGAGACCACATGGAGGAACGGATATGAAG GTGACGTCCTACGGGCTGTGGCGTGAGTTTGGCTTCCTGGCAGCGAGTGGACCCACTTGGGACCAGGTACCTGCCTTCCAGTGGAGTTCATCCCCCTACTCAGACCTGATGCACATGGGACACCCTGACACCTGGGCGTTTGCACCTGTAA